TTCATTATactttaagggtaataccaatgtcaccaattcattcgttcttagttttttgttttgcaaaaaaatCACTTTTATGTGTTTATTCTTGCATATTTTTCGAAAGCGcaatttttatttatattttgtgCAAATTTTGTTACTCTTAGATTAGATTAGATTTTGTtttccattttcttttcttttaaaaatggtaataccaatgccaaTGCAATTTCAGTGCACCGTTGTGTGCAAGTTTTTAAagctttttctttcttcttaaagggtttcattgttttaattattttaactttttattttctttctttcgaAAGGGTAATTTTGTTTCATTCTTTTTGTACAAATTCATTCTTCCACAGAAAATTtaatattttttattttgttttagattttatttcaatttttatttttgtttttgttttaattTTATTTTCCTAAAACAATCTTATTCGAACACACACGGGACCCACAACAATGAAATTCAGACAAGCGGCAATCATCCGAGCATAGAATGAAGAAGGGAAATATACTTGAAATTGTTTTTTTCCGAATGAGAAAGCCTTTGGCAAACTCCTTGCAAATATGTTTTTGCCGGGCACAATACATATCTGCCCAGTCACAAATAATTCTCATGCCACTAATCCATTACTTTTTAGAAAACATGTTTTTACAAAAATTTCACTAGcatatactcccttcgtctcataatataagaacattttttttacactagtgtagtgttaaaaacgttcttatattttgagacagagggagtatttatttAGCCAGGTAACGAATTAGCCCACCTCAATTTGCCTATGTGTGAGGCCTTTACGTGGTTGGCTTGCACTTCACAACCATGCAATATGGCCGGCCTTCCATGTACTCGATGGGAGCAACCAATGCGTCAATTTTGAAGAAAATAAAATGAGGTAATAATACTAGTGCTGCTTCAACTCGCCATCTATGTTCACTTTGGTGTCTGAATTTAAAAAATATATCGAACTGGTTCTATAACTTGGCAGTATGGTTTAAATACAATTCAAATTACGTCTAGATATGTACGTATTGTTGACTAGACATGCAGAGAGAGCCATCACCACACCTGATTCACCTCCGTCCTGAAATGTAAAACGTTTTTTTGATACTATTCTCTCCATTTGAACTAAAACCAAAACGAGTAatttggaaggagggagtacaagaCATAAACAAACCACAAGAACCATACTAGAAGAATCTAGAGATTCAGAGCATAGGAGAAGACAAAACTGCTCCGAGGAGCAGGGCGTGTACATAGGAGGAGTCACACTGGCGTAGGCCAGTCTTGCTTACTCACAAGTCAGTCCCGTCACTCCCTGTCGCGCGCGAGAGACCAGATCGCCATGGACATGGCACGCTACGTCGCGTTCCACCAGCAGTGGATCGCGGGCCAGCAGGCGGGCCTCCGCGAGCTCGCGGAGGCGGCAGCCAATGCCGCCGCCGGGCGCGCCACGGACGCAGAGCTGAGGGCCGTGGTTGAAAGGTGCATGCGCGGGTACCAGGAGTACGCCGCCAGCCGGCGTGCCTTGGCGCGCGAGAACGGCGCGGCCTTCGTCGCCCCGCCCTGGTGCACGGCGTTTGAGAACTCCGTGCTCtggctcgggggctgccgcccgTCTCTGGCCATCCGGCTTCTCTACTCAATCTCCGGCGAGGGCTTGGAGGAGGACATCGAGGAGTTCGTCAGAGGCCGCGGGCGCGGCCTCGCGGAGGGTATGGGCCTCGTCGGGATCACGGCCACGCAGCTGCAGCAGATCAACGACCTCCACCGCTGCACGCTGCGCGACGAGGGTTACCTGACGGAGCGTCTGGCGAGTCTGCAGGAGAACATCGCCGACCGGCCGCTGCTTCCGATCGTTCGGGAGCGCgccgcggcggcggcagcagcattaGCCGGCCAGGACCGGAGCGCTAAGCGCGACGACATTCCCGGACGGCCCGTGGCAGCAGAATCGTCAGGAGGACTCGCCGCCGAGGTGGACGCGGCGATGGAGAGCTACTCGGCCGGGCTGGCCAGGCTCCTGGAGGAGGCGGACGAGCTGCGCATGTCGACGGCCAGGGCGCTGGCCACGGAGATCCTGACGCCGCGGCAGGCGGTGGAGATGCTGATGGCAGCCAAGCAGCTGCACCTGGCGGTGCGCGACTGGAGCCGCCGGAAGGAGGAGGGCGCCCAGAACGCGCGTCTGCCGCTCGCAGCCGCAGCGACGACCGCCCCCTCGGGCTCAAAACCATGACAGGCTCGCCATTCCTCAACTAGCTTGCTTTGCCGCCAACTTAAGTGTACAGAGTCTGAATAATCTGTTTATTCTGGATTTCTAGATATTAATATCGTTGTTTCTCTGCCATTGTATAACCTGCCTGCACAAACTGCATGCTTGTGTTCTAAAGTCGAAGTTCCTCCTACTACTCCTGTTCAATACAGTAGTATATATGTATCCGTAACGGAAGGAGTAGTAGTTTATTCATAATTCCTTGGATTGGAATCCTGAAGAGCGGAGGAAATGAGACGGACGGGAACTGCGAGACGAGAGGAGCGGTTAGTTTATCGCCTTCCGTTTCCCGTCGCTTTCGCCCCGGCGCCGCGCACGGCGCACTGGTGGCGCGACGCGATCTGGGGGTGGCGCCAGGTCCGCATGGCCCGGTGTCGCTCGCGTCGCGCGGCGCGCGGCGCGCGTCCTTTGGTTTGGTCGCGTACGGCGTGGCCGCCGCATGGGCGAAGGAGCCGCGCGTGTTTGCGCATGCTGGACGCGTGGGCCGTGGCCCGTGGAGCATGCAATGCGTTCTGTTCTAATCTGCTCGGCGGGGGCAGGCACTGGTCGCGGCGTGCTTCCTGCTGACGGACCGCCGAGGAGTGTCAGCCTGTCTCATAGTCTATCTAGTCTAGCTTTTGAGACGGGCTACACCGTTTGATGGCGTCGGAGGCCGATTTTGGTGTTAGAACATCTACAACCGGCACCCTAAACCCTTCGCCTAAAACGTCCGGGCCGGCATCGTTGACTGGTCACAGGTCGCCCGGTCACTGACCGTCATCGAATTTCGACCTAGCCACGCGTCTGAAATGGGTCTCAAACGTCCGGATTGACCAGCATCCCTTATATCCAGCTTAAGTATGGAGCGGATATAGAGCGCCAGAGCGTGCCCACTACGTACGACTAACGAAGGGGTCCCACGCGGAATCGTTTGAAAACTCAACAGTCCAAAACTCGTCTCATCCGTTAGATCGATGTCGCCGCTTGGCGGGCCGCGTAGTGCCTATTCTGCTTATTTAAGTCGACCGTCGGCACCGAAATTCAAAAAAAGTCGACCGTCGGCACCGaaatcctatcctccacattttccTTCACCTATCCGCCGATGCCGCCACTTTTCATTCCCCATCCATCTAGTAGCCATGCCCCCCTCCCGCCGCCGGGTGAGGAGCTACCCATTTCTAACACCGGAGCGCCGACTGgagctccttgagcagatccgAATAAGGCGCGAAGAGCGGATCGCTGCGGGGCTACCTCCGTATGTAGTGGACCCGGAGGAGgatgagccggaggaggaggatgtggggacGCTGGCGACGCGGATCCATAGGCGGAGAAGTAGACCATCCTCGATTCCCTCCGCTCAGAGTCGGCTGCAAAGGCCAGACGCAGTCGCCGACAGAAAATGGAGGCGCAGCAGGCTGTGGAGGAGGCAGAGATGCTCccctacatggatgaggtcgagcagAAGGAGGATGAGTCCGAGCCCTCCTAAGCGTCCGTCCACTCGGCGCCCGacaccgactgagggagtcctgaactaaggggtactcgggcgtccggcctgttagccatgggccggactaatgggctgtgaagatacgaagaccgaagactacacccgtgtccggatgggactctccttggcgtggaaggcaagcttggcgacaaaATATGTAGAtcatttctttgtaaccgaccttgtgtaaccctagatccttccggtgtctatataaaccgaaggacttagtccggaggacatacattatcatagccatacaagctagacctctagggtttagccattacgatctcgtggtagatcaactcttgtaatactcatattcatcaagatcaatcaagcaggacatagggtattacctccatagagggggcccgaatctgggtaaagcattgtgtcccctgtctcctgttatcattgaccttagacgcacagttcggaaccccctacccgagatccaccggttttgacaccgacattggtgctttcattaagagttccactgtgctgtcgccaaaaaggtttgatggccccttcaatcgtcaataatgacgctgtccaaggagaaacttttctccctggacaaatctttgtgttcgacggcttcgcactgcgggccaattcgtttggtcatctgaagtagattgaaagctacgcccctggccatcgggtcagattcgggagcttgaactacattGCGGACATACGTGGAGACTTAATCTTCGTCGGACTCGAGACCGCGGCTACCACTCCTGGTCACTCCGagggacatgacctaaatctgtcattggaTTGCATCCAGGAGACAGCTCCCATAACCGCTCTAgtcctagatccagagcagactgcgccatccaaggacgggatgaTCGACCCCACCACAGAGGCCATAGATTCCAcagtgttggagccgcacatagacttgatctcacatgatacctgtgccaccggaactccggactcgtttccggccataagttccgaaccatgtgagcccgcggGACGCCAAACTTGATCGTTCATCGATCTTTGAAttgagcgccgcagacatcttccagcactcacctttcggcgacatgctaaactcattaaaaaaaccTGTCCATGGCGGAGGACTCacaaccgaactatatccggttcaaaCTAGGGGATGGCGATGGAGAATTTTGCttgccacccgccacccacttcatagacacggtcgaggatttaaccgacacacttgattacgactccgaggacatcgacggtatgggcgaCAATGCcgtagaagaagaggcccagaacccgccgttcaccggacgctggacgaccacttcctcgtatgatgtatacatggtggatgcaccaaaggagaacaacggCGATGAGAAGGAAGATCCAGccgaggataaaccttccgaaatacaatccaagcgccagcgtcagcggcgccgctctaagtcacgccgcagtaaagacagcaacaccggcacagaagaagataacactccagaaggtgccgaagacaataaagaccccgttgaaacagctaatgaacaagatgaacgagAATATGGGCAGGTTAGCCTTGGTAAATAGGCCACgaacgaagactcagaggacgagagttatcttccgctctccgaggatgaggtgagcctcggcaccgacgatttcatcgttcctgaggaacctcttgagcaggagcgcttcaagcgtcagctaatagccactacaaggagcctgaaaaagaagaagcagcagcttcaagctgatcaagatctgctcaatgataaatggatcgatgtcctagcagccgaagaatacggcctcaagcgcccaaccaaaagttaccaaagcgcaaattgctacctcagtttgacgaggaggtgccggaatacataccaccatcgtacaatgcggctgaccgaccaccacgtggtcgggacaaaatggcaactcacgccgaacaccagcccgccccgcctcatcgcacaggtaggggtaaattagcccacggccatacatatgacctccggcaaaacctgaacaataaagcaggacataccagatcaatctacggatctcgAGGATGTGCCTTGACACGCGACGAcgaccacctattcggacgtgacaaacttagtcatgcgcgggctaaaaactgcagacggactccattagagctacgtcgtgatacggcccgatacagaggcgccgcacaacctcattgcttcactgatgaggtcatggatcatgaattcccagaagggttcaaacccgtgaatatataatcatacgatggaaccacgaaCCCCGCGGTGTGGATTAAAGACTTCattcttaataacccacaagtataggggatcgcaacaattttcgagggtagagtattcaacccaaatttattgattcgacacaaggggagccaaagaatattctcaagtattagcagctgagttgtcaattcaaccacacctggaaacttagtatctgcagcaaagtgtttagtagcaaagtaatatgatagtaatggtaacggtagcaaaatgtaacgatagcaaaagtaatatttttggtgttttgtagtgataataacaatagcaacggaaaagtaaataagcgaagaacaatatatggaaagctcataggcaatggatcagtgatggagaattatgtcggacgcggttcatcatgtaacagtcataacctaggctgACACAGAAccaactccaattcatcaatgtaatgtaggcatgtattccgaatatagtcaaacatgcttatggaaaagaacttgcatgacatcttttgtcctaccctcccgtggcagcggggtcctagcggaaactaagggatattaaggcccccttttaatagagtatcggaccaaagcattaacacatggtgaatacatgaactcctcaaactacggtcatcaccagaagtggtcccgattattgttacttcggtgttgccggatcataacacatagtaggtgactatatacttgcaagataggaccaagaactcacatatattcatgaaaacataataggttcatatctgaaatcatggcactcgggccctagtgacaagcattaagcatagcaaagtcatagcaacatcaatctcagaacataatatatactagggatcaaaccctaacaaaactaactcaattacatgataaatctcatccaacccatcaccgtccagcaagcctacgatggaattactcacgcatggcggtgagcatcatgaaattggtgatggaggatggttgatgatgacgatggcgacggattcccctctccggagccccaaacggactccagatcagccctcccgagagagtttagggcttggcggcggctccgtatcgtaaaacacgatgaatccttcttcttcatttttttctccccgagcacgaatatatggagtcaaggttgaggtcggtggagctccagggggcccacgaggcagggggcgcgccaaggggggcaggcgcgcccccaccctcgtggctcggatgtgggccccctggccttgattctttgctagtattttttattatttccaaaaatactctccgtggagtttcaggtcattccgagaagttttgtttctgcacataaataacaccatggcaattctgctgaaaacaacgttagtctgggttagttccattcaaatcatgcaagttagagtccaaaacaagggcaaaagtgtttggaaaagtagatacgacggagacgtatcaactcccccaagcttaaacctttgcttgtcctcaagcaattcagttgacaaactgaaagtgataaagaaaaacttttacaaactctgtttgctcttgttgttgtaaatatgtaaagccaacattcaagttttcagcaaagattatgaactaaccatattcacaataactcttaggtctcatgtttactcatatcaatggcataatcaactagcgagcaacaataataaatctcggatgacaacactttctcaaaacaatcataatatgatataacaagatggtatctcgctagccctttctgataccgcaaaacataaatgcagagcacctttaaagatcaaggactgactagacattgtaattcatggtaaaagagatccagttaagtcatactcaatgtaaactaacagtaatgaatgcaaatgatagtggtgctctccaactggtgctttttaataagaggatgatgactcaacataaaagtaaatagataggcccttcgcagagggaagaagggatttgtagaggtgctagagctcgattttgaaatagagatgaataatattttgagcggtatactttcattgtcaacataacaaccaagagatggcgatatcttccatgctacacacattataggcggttcccaaacagaatggtaaagtttatactccccctccaccaacaagcatcaatccatggcttgctcgaaacaacgagtgcctccaactaataatagtcccgggggagttttgttcgtagttatttttatttgatttgcataaatcatgggactgggcatcccggtgaccagccattttctcatgagtgaggagcggagtccactcctcttgagaataacccgcctaacatggaagatacggacaaccctagttgatacatgagctattcgagcatacaaaatagaatgtttatttgaaggtttatagtttggcacatacaaatttacttggaacggcaggtagataccgcacataggaaggtatagtggactcatatggaataactttggggtttatgggattggatgcacaagcagtattcccgcttagtacaagtgaaggctagaaaaagactgggaagcgaccagctagagagcgacaacagtcatgaatatgcattaaaattaatcaacaacgaatgcaagcatgagtaggatataatgcaccatgaacataaatatcatagaggctatgttgattttgtttcaactacatgcgtgaacatgtgccaagtcaagccactcgaatcgttcaaaagaggataccaccctatcataccacatcacaaccattttaatagcatgttggcacgcaaggtaaaccattataagctcctagctaattaagcatggcataagcaactataatctctaattgtcattgcaaacatgttcattcataataggctgaatcaggaacgatgaactaatcatatttacaaaaacaagagaggtcgacttcataccagcttctctcatctcaatcaatccatcatatatcatcataattgtctttcacttgcatgaccgtgaATAAAATAACAGTGCACATGCATTGGGCTAAGCTAGAATCtgtaagcattcaattcaagagagaaaacaaggtaatatgggctcttttgtcagatcaataataatgcatataagagccattttaattatggtcttctcctatcgacccccaaagaaaggaaaagaaataaaactatttacacgggaaagctcccaacaagcaaaagaagaacatgaaatctttttgggttttctttttaattactactacaagcatggaaattaaaactagctaaaagatacaactattttttttgtttttcttaaggtttatcaaacgcacaagaagaaagcataaaaaggaaataaactagcatggatgatacaatgaaaaagtatgagcaccgacaactagcaatgagtgtgtgaacatgaatgtaatgtcggtgagaaatacgtactcccccaagcttaggcttttggcttaaaTTGGTCTAATGCCAtagatggcctggtggatatccaaagttgtagttggggtcgtactgagatgcagcagtcattgcatcgtgggctgcagcttggaggcgagctatctcagccctcctcttatactcttccgcctcctctctggttataaaatatctcccttttgcctgaaagtcaaagaaagtagaagtagggagagcgacgtgataggtgcgtcatctgtcaaagattagtcggtactggaggaactgatcgttcctctcaacaaaatgatgacgaaccatagcctcataatccaaataagcaggaggcaactcaatatcatcctcacgtatggttataccaagaaaattagctatacgggttgcataaattccaccaaagaaatctccattaaatctattatgatgcaacctacgtgcaacaatggctcccaaattataatatttatctcctaacacaacactcctaagaatactaaggtcagggacacacatgtgacatgcttcatctttaccatttatgcacctacctatgaagagagcaaaataatgtatagcaggaaaatgaatgctccctatggtagcttgtgctatatctctagattcccccacagttatactagcaagaaaatctctaaactcagatttgcgaggttcactagtactaccccattgtggaagtttgcaagcagtggtaaaatcctttaagtccatagtataagaattttcataaagatcaaacaggacagtttgagaattgcgtgaagatgaaaattcaaacctcctcacaaaggaactagtgagatagtggtactggcggcacttttccacctcgaagctcacaagatcagcgttacgcaaatatgcgttaaattcttccttaattcctgctcgatccatgaagtcctctgaaggccattcacaaggccgcactggagcatcccttggtggctcatcatcaacatcacgcattgcaagcctgtgtccttgcttccttgaaggaccaccttggtacattttcctaaacatatttcttcttctaaaaaatttctgaaatttttagtaacttcaaataaaagagaACCAATCTCAAcaaaattggtagcaactactcctacaagtgcctaggaccTATattatgcattagaactacttggaaccttataaatttgacatgcaagctcaagaacatggtcacctaggtagcacaaatttgcaatgaataaagcactagaacaaaaactaattggaccaatggaggagtcacataccaaggaacaatcccccaaaagcagttttgtgagaggtgctttgagcaaggagatcgaaaatcgcagcaaaatgagctagaactcgtgcttgagctggatggtgattttttgtgaggaagaagaagtgtgtgggtgcaggaataagtggaggggagccaccatgggcccacgaggcagggggcgtgccctggaccctcgtggacaggtgccagctccccctgctgtgttctcagtaccAGATAttatcaaatattccagaaaaaaatcatatttaaatttcagggcatttggagaacttttatttttggggtatttttatattgcacggataattcaaaaaacagacataaattactatttttgatttatttaatataaataacagaaagtaaaaagagggtacagagagttgtgctttctaacttcatccatctcatg
The Triticum dicoccoides isolate Atlit2015 ecotype Zavitan chromosome 3A, WEW_v2.0, whole genome shotgun sequence genome window above contains:
- the LOC119272056 gene encoding protein DOG1-like 3, translating into MDMARYVAFHQQWIAGQQAGLRELAEAAANAAAGRATDAELRAVVERCMRGYQEYAASRRALARENGAAFVAPPWCTAFENSVLWLGGCRPSLAIRLLYSISGEGLEEDIEEFVRGRGRGLAEGMGLVGITATQLQQINDLHRCTLRDEGYLTERLASLQENIADRPLLPIVRERAAAAAAALAGQDRSAKRDDIPGRPVAAESSGGLAAEVDAAMESYSAGLARLLEEADELRMSTARALATEILTPRQAVEMLMAAKQLHLAVRDWSRRKEEGAQNARLPLAAAATTAPSGSKP